A single region of the Changchengzhania lutea genome encodes:
- a CDS encoding DUF421 domain-containing protein — MSSFDFACTIAMGSIIASTLLTKSVSLIEGVFGLLSIYTLQGITAYLRQFKVFKSLVDNNPLLLMDGENILWDNMKKAKVTEDDLKAKLREANVIKISQVKAVIFETTGDIAVLHNDQENMSVDSWILEGVNRS, encoded by the coding sequence ATGTCAAGCTTTGACTTTGCTTGTACCATTGCCATGGGATCCATTATAGCATCCACCTTACTTACAAAAAGTGTTAGTTTAATAGAAGGTGTTTTTGGTTTGCTTTCTATTTATACGCTTCAAGGGATAACTGCGTATTTGAGGCAGTTTAAAGTGTTTAAATCCTTAGTAGACAACAACCCTTTGCTGCTCATGGATGGCGAAAACATATTGTGGGATAACATGAAAAAAGCTAAGGTTACGGAAGATGATTTAAAAGCAAAACTTAGAGAAGCCAATGTTATAAAAATATCTCAAGTTAAGGCAGTCATTTTTGAAACTACTGGTGATATCGCTGTACTCCATAATGATCAGGAGAATATGTCAGTAGATTCTTGGATTCTTGAAGGCGTTAACAGAAGTTGA
- a CDS encoding DUF1272 domain-containing protein: MLEIRPTCEHCNKALHFDSEEAMICTFECTFCKDCVNDVLKQVCPNCSGGFEKRPIRPEGMLKKYPVSTKEIHKPVDLEKHLKRISN; this comes from the coding sequence ATGCTAGAGATAAGACCAACTTGCGAACATTGTAATAAAGCATTGCACTTTGATTCAGAAGAGGCCATGATTTGCACATTCGAATGTACCTTTTGTAAAGATTGTGTCAACGATGTTTTAAAGCAGGTATGTCCAAATTGTAGTGGGGGTTTTGAAAAGCGACCCATTCGGCCAGAAGGTATGTTAAAGAAATACCCCGTATCCACCAAAGAGATACATAAACCAGTGGATTTAGAAAAGCATTTAAAACGAATCAGTAATTAA
- a CDS encoding DUF885 domain-containing protein has protein sequence MKYLKVIILFASLAFLGFKASKNPHPSSTLDSIIKKYQNHEGYDKKVYPLGLFTKKYYESEAEFAKKILNELSEVDTLSLTETERISRQLLSFVLKDKIDYYHFEQYLNPILSDAGFHSNLTYMVKPLSSYEDVKDYLSKLNAIPIFVDQHFSNLREGLKKGVSQPLIIFEGYESTYNVNIVDNYQDSYYYSPFLNLPSNLSKKQKDSVLIAAKEAIENKVISEFKRIKTFFETEYLPNTRTPIGVSHIPNGSNFYQNRINFYTTSNSYTADDIHQIGLKEVARIKSEMKLIIKELNFKGNFEAFFHFLRTDKQFYAKTSNELLMMARDIAKRVDAKLPRYFKTLPRKPYGVAAVPDAIAPKYTAGRYIGTSKESTEPGYYWVNTYNLPSRTVYTLPALTVHEAVPGHHLQSSLNNELGDSIPDFRKNLYLSAYGEGWGLYSELLADEMGIYTTPYEKFGQLTYEMWRACRLVVDTGIHAKGWTRSQVINYMSANTALSLHEINTETDRYISWPGQALSYKMGELKIRELRKRAETRLGSKFDVREFHEVILEQGTVTLSILENRVNNYIEKIKNG, from the coding sequence GTGAAGTATTTAAAAGTCATTATTTTGTTTGCGTCTCTTGCTTTTCTCGGTTTCAAAGCAAGCAAAAACCCGCACCCATCTTCCACCTTAGACAGCATTATAAAAAAATATCAAAATCATGAAGGATATGATAAAAAAGTATATCCTTTAGGTCTTTTTACGAAAAAATATTATGAATCTGAAGCTGAATTTGCCAAAAAGATTCTTAATGAATTGTCCGAAGTAGACACTTTAAGTTTAACCGAAACAGAACGAATTTCTAGGCAACTTTTGAGTTTTGTATTAAAAGATAAAATTGATTATTACCATTTTGAGCAGTATTTAAACCCTATTTTATCTGATGCCGGATTTCATAGTAATTTGACTTATATGGTAAAACCATTAAGCAGTTATGAAGACGTAAAGGATTATTTGAGTAAATTGAATGCTATCCCAATTTTTGTAGACCAACATTTTTCCAATTTACGCGAAGGGTTAAAGAAGGGAGTTTCTCAACCGTTAATTATTTTTGAGGGTTACGAATCCACTTATAATGTAAATATTGTGGATAATTATCAGGATAGTTACTATTATTCACCTTTTTTAAATTTGCCTTCCAATTTATCTAAAAAGCAAAAAGATTCAGTTTTAATAGCAGCAAAAGAAGCCATTGAAAACAAAGTAATATCAGAATTTAAGCGCATAAAAACTTTTTTCGAAACAGAGTATCTGCCCAATACAAGAACACCAATAGGAGTTTCACATATACCTAATGGCTCAAATTTTTATCAAAACAGAATTAATTTTTATACAACAAGTAACTCCTATACTGCTGATGATATTCATCAAATTGGCTTAAAAGAAGTGGCTCGGATTAAGTCTGAAATGAAATTGATTATTAAAGAGTTAAATTTTAAAGGAAACTTCGAAGCATTCTTTCATTTTTTGAGAACAGATAAACAGTTTTATGCTAAAACATCTAACGAATTATTAATGATGGCCAGAGATATAGCGAAAAGAGTAGATGCTAAATTACCAAGATATTTTAAAACATTACCACGCAAACCTTATGGAGTTGCCGCAGTACCAGATGCTATTGCTCCTAAATACACAGCTGGAAGGTATATTGGTACTTCAAAAGAAAGTACCGAACCTGGATACTATTGGGTAAATACATACAATTTGCCAAGTAGGACAGTTTATACTTTACCTGCGCTTACCGTTCATGAAGCTGTGCCTGGACATCATTTACAAAGCAGTTTAAATAATGAATTAGGAGATAGTATCCCTGATTTCAGAAAAAACCTCTATTTATCGGCTTATGGTGAAGGTTGGGGTTTGTATTCTGAACTTTTAGCAGACGAAATGGGTATTTATACAACGCCTTACGAAAAATTCGGACAATTGACTTACGAAATGTGGAGGGCTTGTCGTTTAGTTGTAGATACAGGAATTCATGCAAAAGGTTGGACAAGAAGTCAAGTTATTAATTATATGTCGGCAAATACAGCACTTTCATTACATGAAATAAATACTGAAACCGATCGATATATTTCGTGGCCGGGGCAGGCATTATCATATAAAATGGGGGAACTTAAAATTAGAGAATTACGTAAAAGGGCAGAAACTAGATTAGGTTCAAAATTTGATGTTCGTGAATTTCATGAAGTTATTTTAGAACAAGGTACGGTCACACTATCGATATTAGAAAATAGAGTGAATAATTATATTGAGAAAATAAAAAATGGCTAA
- a CDS encoding 4-hydroxyproline epimerase has protein sequence MAKHTFVCIDAHTCGNPVRLIKEGGPKLVGATMSDKRQHFLKDYDWIRTGLMFEPRGHDMMSGSILYPPHNPENDFAILFIETSGCLPMCGHGTIGAITIAIEEGLISPKTPGSIKMESPAGLINIEYHQKGHKVDWVKLTNVKSYLAAEGLMITCPELGELRFDVAYGGNFYAIIDPQTSFSGIQDFSASKIIQYSQILRDKINEKYPNKFIHPGDESIKMVTHIMWTGDVMHKTSSSRNAVFYGNKAIDRSPCGTGTSARMAQLFSKGKLKVGEDFVHESYIGSTFIGRVEEVSSLNGKLAIIPSVTGWAKIYGHNTITIDTDDDPYAHGFEVI, from the coding sequence ATGGCTAAACATACATTTGTGTGTATTGATGCACATACCTGTGGTAATCCAGTGAGACTTATTAAGGAAGGTGGTCCCAAATTAGTTGGAGCAACCATGAGTGATAAACGTCAGCACTTTTTGAAAGACTATGATTGGATTCGTACGGGACTCATGTTTGAACCACGGGGACATGATATGATGAGTGGCAGCATACTATACCCACCACACAATCCTGAAAACGATTTTGCCATATTATTTATTGAAACCTCTGGATGTTTGCCCATGTGCGGGCACGGCACAATAGGTGCCATTACTATTGCTATTGAAGAAGGTTTAATAAGTCCAAAAACGCCAGGAAGCATTAAAATGGAATCGCCAGCAGGATTAATTAATATTGAATATCATCAAAAAGGGCATAAAGTAGATTGGGTAAAATTAACTAACGTGAAAAGTTATTTGGCGGCCGAAGGATTAATGATAACATGTCCAGAATTGGGAGAATTAAGGTTTGATGTGGCTTATGGAGGCAATTTTTATGCTATAATAGATCCACAAACAAGTTTCTCGGGTATTCAAGACTTTTCAGCATCAAAAATCATTCAATATTCTCAAATTTTAAGGGATAAAATCAATGAAAAGTACCCGAACAAGTTCATTCACCCAGGGGACGAAAGCATCAAAATGGTGACCCATATCATGTGGACGGGTGATGTTATGCATAAGACATCCTCATCAAGAAACGCCGTGTTTTATGGTAATAAAGCAATTGATAGAAGCCCATGTGGTACAGGTACCTCTGCAAGAATGGCGCAGTTGTTTTCAAAAGGCAAATTAAAGGTAGGGGAAGACTTTGTACATGAAAGTTATATAGGCAGTACGTTTATTGGTCGCGTTGAAGAGGTTTCTTCGCTAAATGGGAAACTGGCCATAATCCCCAGTGTAACAGGTTGGGCTAAAATATATGGACATAACACCATTACGATAGATACGGATGACGATCCGTACGCACATGGATTTGAAGTGATATAA
- a CDS encoding helix-turn-helix domain-containing protein: MDSFNEDTRSIFSDTNGENSFYNESRFSIRTLNLIQRIIAKKSSSFTDALLIESKLNEILYNRLTLFSNKKVHLRKEYALQSHQKEAVMKASQFIVDHLDTYENVSKLAENFGINAVTLQNGFKKFFNKTVNEFVILARLEKARRLFEATDMTIGEIGFDIGITSKSYISKVFKARYGLTPRDYRNSRIKTLGFY; the protein is encoded by the coding sequence ATGGATTCTTTTAATGAAGACACAAGAAGTATTTTTTCGGATACTAATGGCGAAAATAGTTTCTATAACGAAAGCAGATTCAGTATACGAACACTCAATTTAATACAGCGTATTATTGCTAAAAAAAGTTCCAGCTTTACGGATGCACTTTTAATAGAATCCAAATTGAATGAAATTTTATATAACAGGTTAACTTTATTTTCTAATAAAAAAGTACATCTGAGAAAGGAGTATGCGTTGCAGAGTCACCAAAAGGAGGCGGTTATGAAAGCATCACAATTTATAGTGGATCACTTAGACACGTATGAAAATGTTAGCAAACTTGCAGAAAATTTTGGGATCAACGCCGTTACACTTCAAAACGGTTTCAAAAAGTTCTTCAATAAAACGGTTAATGAATTCGTTATTTTAGCGCGATTGGAGAAGGCTCGAAGACTTTTTGAAGCAACTGACATGACTATTGGAGAGATAGGTTTTGATATTGGCATCACCAGTAAAAGCTATATCTCTAAAGTTTTTAAAGCGCGTTATGGTCTAACACCACGTGACTATAGAAATTCAAGAATAAAAACATTAGGTTTTTATTAG
- a CDS encoding aldehyde dehydrogenase (NADP(+)): protein MITGKNYIGNKLSAKGNSIYKTFNPQLNIENEQAFTEASSEEIDAAVTLASEAFKSFQNISGIKKSEFLNAIADEILALDNTLIKTYCLESGLPEGRAKGERGRTIGQLRMFADLVKEGSWVEATIDTAEPNREPQPKPDLRKMMVPLGPVAVFGASNFPLAYSTAGGDTASALASGCPVIVKSHPMHSGTGELVASAVIKAAQKTNMPNGVFSNLNGINIDVGAQLVKHSGVKAVGFTGSIKGGRALYDMAAKRDEPIPVFAEMGSVNPVVILPESLKEKGESLAKTYAGSITLGTGQFCTNPGLILGLKSDAFSSFIDRLSDEIIKIEPTCMLHPNIKGAYDTNKEKAMQQSAITVVADYEDEVQTNFARQTVTTVEGAIFLKNTTLHQEVFGPYSIVVLCEDAAQLEKIISNLEGQLTGTIIAESSEANKYPKIISALQNRVGRLIFNGVPTGVEVCTSMTHGGPYPASTDSRFTAVGIHSIKRWVRPMSYQDWPNDLLPEALKDENPLGVFRVVNNCDTKNSIHK, encoded by the coding sequence ATGATAACAGGAAAAAATTATATCGGAAACAAATTATCAGCAAAAGGGAACAGTATCTATAAAACCTTTAATCCGCAATTGAATATTGAAAATGAACAGGCTTTTACTGAAGCGAGTTCAGAAGAAATAGACGCAGCAGTGACATTAGCGTCTGAAGCTTTTAAATCATTTCAAAATATTTCAGGTATTAAAAAATCTGAATTCTTAAATGCTATTGCGGACGAAATTCTTGCATTGGACAATACACTTATTAAAACCTATTGTTTAGAATCTGGTTTGCCCGAAGGTCGTGCCAAGGGCGAACGCGGAAGAACCATCGGGCAACTGAGAATGTTTGCAGATTTGGTTAAGGAAGGATCTTGGGTTGAAGCGACCATTGATACTGCAGAACCAAACCGTGAACCACAACCAAAACCTGATTTACGCAAAATGATGGTGCCTTTAGGACCAGTAGCTGTGTTTGGCGCTAGTAATTTTCCGTTAGCTTATTCTACTGCTGGCGGAGATACAGCATCGGCTTTAGCATCGGGATGCCCGGTAATTGTAAAATCCCATCCCATGCATTCAGGAACTGGAGAACTTGTAGCATCTGCAGTAATAAAAGCAGCACAAAAAACAAATATGCCCAATGGGGTGTTTTCAAATCTCAATGGGATTAATATTGATGTGGGGGCTCAACTTGTTAAACATTCTGGTGTTAAAGCCGTTGGGTTTACGGGTAGCATTAAGGGCGGGCGTGCGCTTTATGATATGGCAGCAAAACGTGATGAGCCTATTCCTGTATTTGCTGAAATGGGCAGCGTCAACCCAGTAGTTATTCTTCCAGAATCCTTAAAGGAGAAGGGGGAATCACTTGCTAAAACCTATGCGGGTTCTATCACTTTAGGCACTGGTCAGTTTTGCACAAACCCAGGTTTAATTTTAGGATTGAAGAGTGATGCATTTTCTTCTTTTATAGACCGATTATCAGATGAGATTATCAAAATCGAACCCACATGCATGCTGCACCCTAACATTAAAGGCGCATACGATACTAACAAGGAAAAAGCGATGCAGCAATCCGCTATAACAGTTGTGGCAGATTATGAAGATGAGGTACAAACTAATTTTGCAAGACAAACCGTGACAACCGTTGAAGGTGCCATCTTTTTAAAAAACACCACCTTACACCAAGAAGTCTTTGGGCCATATTCTATAGTGGTTCTGTGTGAAGACGCTGCGCAATTGGAAAAAATCATTTCAAATTTAGAAGGACAACTTACGGGCACCATTATTGCCGAAAGCAGTGAGGCTAATAAGTATCCTAAAATTATATCCGCATTGCAAAACAGAGTAGGGCGACTGATTTTTAACGGTGTTCCTACTGGCGTTGAGGTGTGTACTTCCATGACACACGGTGGCCCATATCCAGCATCTACAGACAGCAGGTTTACAGCGGTCGGCATCCATTCCATTAAACGCTGGGTGCGACCAATGAGCTATCAAGACTGGCCAAATGATTTGCTGCCTGAGGCACTAAAGGATGAAAACCCGTTAGGTGTTTTTAGAGTAGTAAATAATTGTGATACTAAAAATAGCATACACAAGTGA
- a CDS encoding IS1595 family transposase yields the protein MNIFKGQNLLEFSDRFKTDENCKEHLADIKWKDGFQCVKCGHKKAEIRKDFSRTCNICSHQEPSTSNTLFHKVKFGVRKNFFIVFEMSTSTKSLSASYVAVRFGVTEKTARLFMPKIREAMVSSRNNPMTGIVHVDGFVLGGREKDKVGRSYNAKKKKAITAVGLTEDGKVKRMYAMRIEDFSASSLQYIFVNHISREAKVITDKWRGYRPIAKAYNITQIESNGGVNFKALHTMIHQVKSWIRTTCSWVSDFNTNRYFNEFCFRVNRSQSKATIFNNLIIKMVDKDKVHHNQIICN from the coding sequence ATGAATATTTTTAAAGGACAAAATCTTCTAGAGTTCTCTGATCGGTTTAAAACCGATGAAAATTGCAAGGAGCACTTGGCAGATATTAAATGGAAAGACGGCTTTCAATGTGTTAAATGTGGTCATAAAAAGGCGGAAATAAGAAAAGATTTTTCGCGCACCTGCAATATCTGCTCTCATCAAGAACCCTCAACTTCAAATACGCTTTTCCACAAGGTTAAATTTGGTGTCAGAAAAAATTTTTTCATCGTTTTTGAGATGAGTACAAGTACTAAAAGTCTTTCTGCAAGCTATGTTGCAGTTCGTTTTGGCGTTACTGAAAAGACTGCACGCTTATTTATGCCTAAAATCAGGGAAGCTATGGTAAGTAGCAGAAATAATCCGATGACGGGCATTGTCCATGTTGATGGATTTGTTCTTGGCGGACGAGAAAAAGATAAAGTAGGCAGAAGTTATAATGCAAAGAAAAAGAAGGCCATAACTGCTGTTGGACTAACCGAAGATGGGAAAGTAAAAAGAATGTATGCGATGAGAATCGAAGATTTTTCTGCTAGTTCTTTACAATATATCTTTGTGAATCATATAAGTCGGGAGGCTAAAGTGATAACCGATAAATGGAGAGGTTACAGGCCTATTGCTAAAGCCTATAACATTACCCAGATTGAAAGTAATGGAGGTGTAAATTTTAAAGCCCTACATACAATGATTCATCAAGTTAAATCTTGGATAAGAACAACTTGCTCTTGGGTAAGCGACTTTAATACCAACAGATATTTTAATGAATTTTGTTTCAGAGTCAATCGTTCACAAAGCAAAGCCACAATATTCAATAATTTAATAATAAAAATGGTCGATAAAGATAAAGTGCATCACAATCAAATTATATGCAACTAA
- a CDS encoding dihydrodipicolinate synthase family protein produces the protein MNMQWKGVMPAVTTKFTDQDELDLKTFELNINSQLQAGVHGIVLGGTLGEASTLLDEEKRILTTTTVDIVKGKVPVLINIAEQSTKAAIAAAQKAEEDGASGLMMLPPMCYKSGERETVQYFKDVANNTALPIMVYNNPVDYKVEVTLDMFEDLLKCDNIEAVKESTRDISNVTRIKNRFGNRLKIMTGVDTVALESLLMGADGWVAGLVCAFPTETVAIYELQKVGRIKEAIEIYRWFLPLLELDINPKLVQNIKLAEVYTQIGTENVRKPRLPLHGTEREKVIQIIEAALKTRPKLPEYKNL, from the coding sequence ATGAATATGCAATGGAAAGGCGTCATGCCAGCAGTAACCACAAAGTTCACAGACCAAGACGAACTAGATTTAAAAACCTTTGAATTAAATATCAATTCACAGCTCCAAGCTGGTGTTCACGGTATTGTATTGGGTGGCACATTGGGTGAGGCCAGTACCCTTTTAGATGAAGAAAAAAGAATACTCACCACAACAACGGTAGATATTGTTAAAGGAAAGGTCCCCGTACTGATTAATATTGCAGAACAAAGTACCAAAGCGGCAATTGCTGCCGCTCAAAAGGCCGAAGAAGATGGCGCCAGCGGACTTATGATGCTGCCGCCCATGTGCTACAAATCGGGTGAAAGGGAAACGGTACAGTATTTTAAAGATGTAGCAAACAATACAGCATTGCCAATCATGGTGTACAATAATCCGGTAGACTATAAGGTTGAAGTTACCTTAGATATGTTTGAAGACTTGTTAAAATGCGATAATATTGAGGCCGTAAAGGAATCTACAAGGGATATCTCAAATGTCACCCGTATCAAAAATCGATTTGGGAATCGCCTTAAAATAATGACAGGCGTTGATACGGTGGCCCTAGAAAGTTTGCTCATGGGTGCCGATGGATGGGTTGCAGGATTAGTGTGTGCCTTTCCTACCGAAACCGTTGCTATTTACGAACTTCAAAAAGTAGGACGTATTAAAGAAGCTATTGAAATTTACCGCTGGTTTTTACCATTGTTAGAGTTAGATATAAATCCTAAATTAGTACAAAATATAAAATTGGCAGAAGTATACACGCAAATAGGAACCGAAAATGTACGTAAACCGCGTTTGCCTCTCCACGGAACAGAAAGAGAAAAAGTGATTCAAATTATCGAAGCCGCTTTAAAAACAAGGCCGAAACTACCAGAATATAAAAATTTGTAA
- a CDS encoding transketolase family protein, which translates to MNKKIDQQAADNIRALAVAMVEKANSGHPGGPMGGADYMHILYSEFFNYDPSDMTWAFRDRFFMDAGHLSTLMYAQYYLLGNYEKQDIENFRQWGSITPGHPEVDVKRGIENTSGPLGQGHTMGVGAAIAAKFLGARFGDWLNHKIYGFISDGGVQEEISQGAGRIAGHLGLSNFIMFFDSNDIQLSTSTDAVTSEDTAMKYKSWGWSVIEIDGHNHKEIRKALKKANNETEKPTLIIGKTIMGKGAVASDGSMFEGYCELHGQPISHTGADYNKTLLNLGANPESPFDKFDEVDDFYKTILEEKTAKAADKKAVINSWREENKELASKLDFFLSGKLPELDFSTIEHKPGLATRVASSNVLAYLADHVENMIVSSADLSNSDKTDGFLKKSREIQKDNFSGSFLQAGVAELTMACIANGIALHGGVIPVVATFFVFSDYMKPAIRLSGIQELPVKYVWTHDAFRVGEDGPTHQPVEQEAQIRLLEKLKNHSGKNSFLAMRPADSAETSVAWKMALENNSTPSGLILSRQGIKDIAAQGDSRYKEALGAEKGGYLVKSVDNPDVVLIANGSEVSTLIEAANILEAQEQLKVSIASIISEGVFKSQSQDYQNSVIPKDKPLFGLTAGLPVNLEGLVGDKGHVFGLEHFGYSAPAKVLDEKFGFTGAQVSQNVLEYLKAYNN; encoded by the coding sequence ATGAACAAAAAGATTGATCAACAAGCCGCAGACAATATTAGAGCATTAGCTGTAGCCATGGTAGAAAAGGCTAACTCAGGACACCCAGGAGGCCCCATGGGCGGTGCAGACTATATGCATATTTTATATTCTGAGTTTTTCAACTATGATCCGTCAGATATGACATGGGCTTTTAGAGATCGGTTTTTCATGGATGCTGGACATTTATCGACTTTAATGTATGCACAATATTATCTGCTTGGGAATTATGAAAAGCAGGATATTGAAAACTTTAGACAATGGGGCTCTATTACGCCAGGGCATCCCGAAGTTGATGTTAAGCGTGGTATAGAAAACACCTCTGGGCCTTTAGGTCAAGGGCATACCATGGGTGTTGGTGCTGCTATTGCTGCAAAGTTTTTGGGGGCCAGATTTGGAGATTGGTTGAACCATAAGATCTACGGCTTTATATCAGATGGTGGCGTTCAAGAAGAAATATCTCAAGGTGCTGGTAGAATTGCAGGTCACTTAGGCTTAAGTAATTTTATCATGTTTTTCGATTCTAACGACATTCAATTGTCAACTTCTACCGATGCCGTGACCTCGGAGGATACAGCAATGAAATACAAGTCTTGGGGATGGAGCGTTATAGAAATAGATGGTCATAATCATAAAGAGATAAGAAAAGCGCTTAAAAAAGCCAATAATGAAACCGAAAAGCCAACCCTTATTATTGGTAAAACCATTATGGGTAAAGGTGCTGTTGCTTCAGATGGCAGTATGTTTGAAGGCTATTGCGAATTACACGGTCAGCCTATAAGCCATACCGGTGCAGATTATAATAAAACGTTATTAAACTTAGGCGCAAATCCTGAATCGCCGTTTGATAAATTTGATGAGGTTGACGATTTTTATAAAACTATTTTAGAAGAAAAGACAGCGAAAGCTGCCGATAAGAAGGCTGTCATTAATTCGTGGAGAGAAGAAAATAAGGAATTAGCGAGCAAATTAGATTTCTTTTTATCAGGGAAACTTCCAGAATTGGATTTTTCAACGATTGAGCATAAACCAGGATTAGCTACGCGTGTAGCATCGTCAAATGTATTGGCGTATTTGGCAGATCACGTAGAAAACATGATCGTGTCTTCTGCCGATTTATCAAATAGTGATAAAACCGATGGCTTTCTTAAAAAGTCTAGGGAAATTCAGAAGGACAATTTTTCTGGGTCTTTTTTACAGGCGGGTGTCGCCGAATTAACTATGGCATGCATTGCCAACGGTATCGCCTTACATGGCGGCGTTATTCCCGTAGTGGCTACATTTTTTGTGTTTTCAGATTATATGAAACCAGCCATTCGTTTAAGCGGTATCCAAGAATTGCCAGTTAAGTATGTATGGACACATGATGCCTTTAGAGTGGGTGAAGATGGTCCAACGCACCAACCCGTGGAGCAAGAAGCACAGATACGTTTATTGGAAAAACTGAAAAACCACAGTGGCAAAAACAGTTTCTTGGCGATGCGTCCAGCAGATTCCGCGGAGACCAGTGTGGCTTGGAAAATGGCTTTAGAGAACAACAGTACGCCATCTGGTTTAATTCTTTCAAGACAAGGTATAAAAGATATAGCCGCCCAAGGTGATTCAAGATATAAGGAAGCCTTGGGTGCAGAAAAAGGCGGTTATCTAGTAAAAAGTGTGGACAATCCAGATGTGGTTTTAATAGCCAATGGATCTGAAGTATCCACTTTAATAGAAGCAGCAAACATTTTGGAAGCTCAGGAACAACTCAAAGTGAGTATCGCGTCCATTATTTCAGAAGGGGTTTTTAAATCGCAAAGTCAAGATTATCAGAACAGCGTTATTCCGAAGGATAAACCCTTGTTTGGATTAACTGCAGGTTTACCAGTGAACTTAGAAGGATTAGTAGGTGATAAGGGGCACGTGTTTGGATTAGAACATTTTGGATACTCGGCACCGGCAAAAGTGCTGGACGAGAAATTTGGATTTACAGGAGCACAAGTCAGTCAAAACGTTTTAGAATATTTAAAAGCATATAACAACTAA
- a CDS encoding NAD(P)/FAD-dependent oxidoreductase: MGKKVIVIGGGIIGLCTAYYLEKEGHQVTVIDQSNMDGGASYVNAGYVSPSHIMPLAAPGVMKKGLQWMFNSSSPLYIKPRLNSDFLKWVWAFNKSCNRNHVEKSMSAIKDISLLSQGLYDAIKRDENFSFHYEKKGLLMLCQTEKMLEEEVKTARLAIDEGLDVSEISLNQLKALEPNVEINVKGATYYTCDSHTTPHEFMNEMKIHLKAAGVQFYLNEKVVDLEIDDHKISSVKTSKRTLKADEFVLAAGSWSALLSKKLGLKLLLQAGKGYRINKEKETRIQIPAILAEAKVAVTPMNGFTRFAGTMEIANINHTINRVRVNAIANAVTRFYPEITVTDEEKSLAACGLRPLSADGLPYIGKSKKCTNLIIATGHAMMGWTMGTATGKLVSEVVSNKKLSMDVQAFHPDRKF, encoded by the coding sequence ATGGGTAAAAAGGTAATTGTAATTGGAGGCGGCATTATTGGTTTGTGCACGGCCTATTATTTGGAAAAAGAGGGGCATCAGGTTACTGTTATAGATCAATCTAACATGGATGGCGGTGCATCCTATGTCAATGCTGGCTATGTGTCGCCCAGTCATATTATGCCATTGGCAGCACCTGGGGTTATGAAAAAAGGGTTGCAATGGATGTTTAATTCGTCAAGCCCACTGTACATCAAACCGCGTTTAAACAGTGATTTTTTAAAATGGGTATGGGCATTTAATAAATCTTGCAATCGTAATCACGTAGAAAAATCCATGTCAGCAATAAAAGATATTTCCCTGTTAAGTCAAGGTTTATATGATGCTATTAAACGTGATGAAAACTTTTCATTTCATTATGAAAAAAAAGGATTATTAATGCTGTGTCAAACTGAAAAGATGCTAGAAGAAGAAGTTAAGACGGCACGTCTAGCTATAGATGAAGGATTAGATGTTTCAGAAATTAGCCTCAATCAACTTAAAGCCTTAGAACCGAATGTTGAAATAAATGTTAAAGGAGCCACATATTATACCTGTGATTCCCATACTACACCTCATGAGTTTATGAATGAGATGAAAATTCATTTAAAAGCTGCTGGTGTTCAATTTTATTTAAATGAAAAAGTGGTTGATTTGGAAATAGACGATCACAAGATATCATCTGTTAAAACATCAAAAAGAACGTTGAAGGCTGATGAATTTGTATTGGCTGCAGGGTCTTGGAGTGCTTTGTTAAGTAAAAAATTGGGCTTAAAATTACTTTTACAAGCAGGAAAGGGTTATAGGATTAATAAAGAAAAGGAAACGCGAATCCAAATTCCTGCGATTTTAGCCGAAGCTAAAGTAGCCGTAACACCCATGAACGGGTTTACACGCTTTGCTGGGACTATGGAAATTGCCAATATAAACCACACTATTAATCGAGTTCGGGTAAATGCTATTGCTAATGCCGTGACACGGTTTTATCCAGAAATTACAGTAACAGATGAGGAAAAAAGTCTAGCGGCTTGCGGATTACGCCCATTGTCTGCAGATGGACTACCGTATATTGGCAAGTCCAAAAAATGTACCAATCTGATTATTGCTACGGGGCATGCGATGATGGGCTGGACTATGGGTACGGCAACGGGAAAACTAGTTTCAGAAGTGGTATCAAATAAGAAATTATCAATGGATGTACAGGCTTTTCATCCAGATAGAAAATTTTAA